CATTCCGCCAGAAATTTTTGATAAGCAATTTGTGCTCGTCTACACTGGTAAGCCCCATCACTCTGGCATGAACAACTGGCAGGTCCTTAAGAAGATCGTCGATGGTGATAAGAAGACGCTCAAGTGCCTTGCGGGTTTAAGAGAAGTATCTGAAGAATTGATCGCTCAAATCGAGAAAAAAGATTGGAACTTCAAAAAAATCTTCCAAAACGAATACAAATGGCGCTCGCAAATTTCTAAATCTTTTAGTAGTCCTGAAATAAAGCGCTTAGAGAAATTGGCTTTAAAAAACGGAGCCCTTGCTATTAAAATATGTGGAGCAGGTGGTGGCGGCAGCGTCATCGTTTGGTGCGCAGATGGCCAGAGGGAGAAGGTAATCAACGTATGTCAGGAAAAAGGCTTTCAGGTTCTAAAAGCCAACGTGGTAGATCACGGAATATCGATTCAAAGAAAGCAAACTTAGAGGTTGCTCGATTTGTTGGAGTTTCGTTGTCTGGTGGAAAAAATGATAAAACTTGCATCACAAGTCTTGAATACTATCCCCAACATCACAAAATATTTCTAAAAGATATCAAAGATAAAATTCCTTCAGAAGATGAAGTATCTCAAGATAAGTTTCTATTGGATATACTAAATAAAGCCGATCGAAACTTAAAGTACATCACCATCGATAGCCCTCTCGCGCTGCCATTTTGTTTAACTCACAAGTGCGGTGGTGTAGAGAAATGCAAAGCACCTACGACCAAGTGGCAATGGGCTCATTATTTAAAGCACAAAAAGAAAAAAAAGAATCTGAAGTTATTTACTCCTTACACCGAGAGGTGTGTTGAGCGCTATGTGAATTATGAGCTAGAAGAGTTCTTTGAAATGCCCGAGGCTCTCGGAGCAAATAAAGCTCCGCTCACAGTCCGAAGCGTATATCTGAAATCTAAAATCAAAAAAAAGCTTCTTGAAGTATTTCCAAAAATTTCTGTTTGGAGAATCGGTACGTTATTTAAAATTTCAAAAAATGATCTTAAAAATTATCGCCATTCTGTTCACGGGAAAGAGTGTCGCGCCGTATTCCTACAAACGCTCATCGAAAAAGATTTATTATTTATTTACGATCAGGATTTGCATAAGCTGATTGAAAATCCCAATGCCTTTGAGTCCATGGTTTGTGCGCTGACAGGCTATTTAAAATACAAAGGCCAGTGTGAAAAGCCACCAAAGAACTTCCCTATACAGGAAGGTTGGATCGAGTTCCCCCTCGAGAATTTTAATTTTTAAATCTCAAGAATTAGACGCGCCTAGCTATGTACTCAGTTTTTCATAATGCTTAATAAAAATAATTTACTTTGTCTCATTTGAAAAATACAAGTTTGTGCAATAGTTAATTTATAGCTATTGCACGAAAAATACCTGGGAGGGTTTATCATGAAGAATTCTTTAA
This DNA window, taken from Bdellovibrionota bacterium, encodes the following:
- a CDS encoding DUF429 domain-containing protein — protein: MSGKRLSGSKSQRGRSRNIDSKKANLEVARFVGVSLSGGKNDKTCITSLEYYPQHHKIFLKDIKDKIPSEDEVSQDKFLLDILNKADRNLKYITIDSPLALPFCLTHKCGGVEKCKAPTTKWQWAHYLKHKKKKKNLKLFTPYTERCVERYVNYELEEFFEMPEALGANKAPLTVRSVYLKSKIKKKLLEVFPKISVWRIGTLFKISKNDLKNYRHSVHGKECRAVFLQTLIEKDLLFIYDQDLHKLIENPNAFESMVCALTGYLKYKGQCEKPPKNFPIQEGWIEFPLENFNF